One Clostridiisalibacter paucivorans DSM 22131 DNA window includes the following coding sequences:
- a CDS encoding virulence-associated E family protein — protein sequence MRNLAIAYGNSRQAKKWVNKTITFEDLKERLKVPIRTTESAEEYAKFSKSQKDNAKDHGGFVAGELKDGRRKIDAVDLRSMIALDGDKIDKDFLDNYESRAPYTSALYTTHSSTEDSPRVRLVFPLTRDVTPEEFVAVSRYLAEMLGMDNFDECSYQPNQLMYWPSTSSNGHFVYKEVDKAWLDPDEILTAHPQWTDPTRLPTSSRESKANTASYKKVEDPLEKDGIVGLFNRVYFPITKALDKFLHDIYQPTENGNRYHLTESSSMAGVEIIEGGKFVYSHHAKDPAYLVLCNAFDIVRTHKFGDGDDKASFKKMCEFAMKDEDVKKQATAERLTEAEVDFENIDGDWTKKLRYQPRSQVLENSVYNLNLILNNDPDFRGFAFNEMANRIQVKGPLPWGRPEGNAFWRDADTAQLKSVIDIRYLPFSSRNHDVAFTKVADDRRFHPVRDYLNALPAWDGVKRVEDLFIKYLKADDTEYIRTVTRKTFAAAVARIYVPGIKFDCVPVLDGDQGIGKSTIVKDLVSSDYYSETLSLTDMDDKSGAEKLQGFWVVEIGELAGMKKADIEKVKAFLSTSDDKYRPSYGRVVESHPRQCIIIATVNGERGYLRDITGNRRFWIIKVHQKKQKKSWYFTEEYRRQFWAEAKEIWKSGEKLYLEGDVLEEAEKAQKGAMEADERVGMVEEYLNTKLPDDWDSMDLYSRRNYLNGSEFGSLERTGTITRTEVSNAEIWCECLNRNLSELKATDSYQIAALMAQIPGWERTSSIKRLPIYGRQRLYQYGK from the coding sequence GTGCGTAATCTAGCCATTGCCTACGGAAATAGCCGGCAAGCAAAGAAATGGGTCAATAAAACAATCACCTTTGAAGATTTAAAGGAAAGATTAAAAGTTCCTATTAGAACAACGGAGTCTGCTGAAGAATATGCCAAGTTCAGTAAATCACAAAAGGACAATGCCAAGGATCATGGAGGTTTTGTTGCTGGTGAGTTAAAGGATGGGAGAAGAAAAATTGACGCGGTAGACCTGCGTTCTATGATTGCCCTAGATGGGGACAAGATTGATAAAGACTTTCTAGATAATTATGAGTCTAGAGCGCCCTATACATCGGCCCTGTATACCACACACAGCAGTACAGAAGACAGTCCAAGAGTCAGGCTGGTTTTCCCACTAACAAGAGATGTGACGCCTGAAGAATTTGTTGCAGTTTCAAGATATCTGGCAGAGATGCTTGGCATGGACAACTTTGATGAATGCTCCTATCAACCTAATCAGCTGATGTATTGGCCCAGCACATCTTCAAATGGACACTTTGTTTATAAAGAAGTGGATAAGGCCTGGCTTGATCCAGATGAAATATTAACAGCTCATCCCCAGTGGACAGACCCTACAAGACTGCCCACATCATCTAGGGAGAGTAAGGCCAACACAGCAAGCTATAAGAAGGTGGAAGATCCTCTTGAAAAGGACGGTATTGTCGGACTTTTTAACAGGGTCTATTTCCCTATAACAAAAGCACTAGATAAATTTCTTCACGATATATACCAGCCTACAGAAAATGGAAATAGATACCACCTTACTGAGTCAAGCAGCATGGCTGGTGTTGAAATTATTGAAGGTGGTAAATTCGTTTATAGTCACCATGCCAAAGACCCTGCATATTTAGTTCTTTGTAACGCCTTTGATATTGTTCGTACTCATAAGTTTGGAGATGGTGATGATAAAGCATCCTTTAAAAAAATGTGCGAGTTTGCCATGAAGGATGAAGACGTGAAAAAGCAAGCTACTGCTGAAAGATTAACTGAAGCGGAAGTGGACTTTGAAAATATTGATGGAGACTGGACGAAGAAACTTAGATACCAGCCCCGAAGCCAAGTGCTGGAAAATAGCGTCTACAACTTAAACCTAATTCTTAATAACGATCCTGATTTTAGGGGCTTTGCCTTTAACGAGATGGCCAATCGAATCCAGGTGAAGGGTCCACTTCCTTGGGGAAGACCAGAAGGCAATGCTTTCTGGAGAGATGCTGATACAGCCCAGCTTAAGTCGGTTATTGATATCCGCTACCTTCCATTCTCAAGTAGAAACCATGATGTGGCTTTTACAAAAGTAGCTGATGACAGGCGGTTCCACCCAGTTAGGGATTATCTAAATGCGCTGCCAGCTTGGGATGGTGTAAAACGCGTGGAAGATCTCTTTATTAAATATCTAAAAGCAGATGATACGGAATATATCCGCACTGTGACTCGTAAGACCTTTGCAGCTGCAGTAGCTCGTATTTATGTTCCAGGCATTAAATTCGACTGCGTACCTGTGCTTGATGGAGATCAGGGTATTGGAAAAAGTACTATTGTAAAAGACCTAGTCTCATCAGATTATTATTCAGAAACCTTGTCTCTTACTGATATGGACGATAAATCAGGTGCTGAGAAACTTCAAGGCTTCTGGGTGGTAGAGATTGGTGAACTTGCCGGTATGAAAAAAGCTGACATTGAAAAAGTAAAGGCATTCCTCTCCACATCAGATGATAAGTACAGGCCATCTTATGGCAGAGTAGTTGAAAGTCATCCAAGGCAGTGCATCATCATCGCAACAGTTAATGGTGAGCGTGGATACCTTCGTGATATTACAGGTAACCGACGCTTCTGGATTATAAAAGTTCACCAGAAAAAACAGAAAAAGTCTTGGTACTTCACTGAAGAATATAGGCGCCAGTTCTGGGCGGAAGCCAAAGAAATATGGAAGTCAGGTGAAAAGCTGTATCTGGAGGGAGACGTTCTAGAGGAAGCTGAAAAAGCGCAAAAGGGTGCCATGGAAGCTGATGAGCGTGTTGGTATGGTGGAAGAGTACCTGAATACAAAATTACCAGATGACTGGGATAGCATGGATCTATACTCCCGCCGCAACTACCTAAATGGCAGTGAGTTTGGAAGCTTAGAGCGTACTGGGACGATTACCCGAACTGAGGTAAGCAATGCTGAGATATGGTGCGAATGTCTTAATAGGAACCTTTCAGAGTTAAAGGCTACAGATAGCTACCAGATTGCTGCCCTTATGGCCC
- a CDS encoding DUF4406 domain-containing protein translates to MSINKYNSEGYHDPTPFEALTNITKDEKAALKPAFRPLVYICSPFSGDIEGNVKRAQKFCRFALEKGNIPLAPHLMFPQFMDDTNEEERELAIFMDIILMGKCQEVWVLGDTISRGMRIEIEKANKRKQRVRYFNKDFEEVDAKCVI, encoded by the coding sequence ATGAGCATAAATAAATATAATTCAGAAGGCTACCATGACCCGACTCCTTTTGAAGCGCTCACCAATATTACTAAAGACGAGAAGGCTGCATTAAAACCCGCCTTTAGACCTCTTGTATATATATGTTCACCCTTTAGTGGAGATATCGAAGGAAATGTTAAACGTGCACAGAAATTTTGTCGTTTTGCCTTAGAAAAGGGGAATATTCCTCTGGCTCCGCATCTTATGTTTCCGCAGTTTATGGATGATACAAATGAAGAAGAAAGAGAACTCGCCATTTTCATGGACATCATCCTTATGGGTAAATGCCAGGAAGTATGGGTTCTTGGTGACACCATTTCAAGAGGTATGCGTATTGAAATAGAAAAGGCAAATAAACGAAAGCAGCGTGTTAGATATTTCAATAAAGATTTTGAGGAGGTGGATGCTAAGTGCGTAATCTAG